A single Thermaerobacter sp. FW80 DNA region contains:
- a CDS encoding four-carbon acid sugar kinase family protein yields MFGLVADDVTGANATAARVAARTGIPGRVVLDPGTWTAPAATDDADPLAAAADAEPSLHVVPTHSRTVEPAEARRRVRTAFLGLRRRGCRRFGKRIDSTLRGNLGAELAGALDALPGHLAVVVAAFPASGRATVAGRLRIHGVPLLDTEAARDPVTPVTDDDVARLLVAQSGLDVRYLPPGPAGYGDDLPERLARLHGAGVRAVVLDATTDDDVETLAALVARAPVPVLAVDPGPFFAAWLAHQPEVGAAGAGTRTPPALAAATSPPPLRERGPWLVVAGSLTTLTDRQLAALCRRWPVARLRAPLDQLLADPEGCAATLLPAVNAALERWGLAVVETDRRQVLGGTQTGGSVSGGAAQRVAHALGRMAAQLTERLPPLAGLVLTGGDTAAAVATALGAGGLHITSELAPLVAGGSLEGGRRSGLAVITKGGLVGDDHLLIRLLEHRVGRADPATAPSHAGEGADRSDPRAGAGSSDPGAGPVPGRLTTEVQGR; encoded by the coding sequence ATGTTTGGGCTCGTGGCCGACGACGTGACGGGAGCCAACGCCACCGCGGCCCGGGTGGCGGCCCGGACCGGCATCCCAGGTCGGGTGGTGCTGGATCCCGGGACGTGGACGGCACCGGCGGCAACGGATGACGCAGACCCCCTTGCAGCCGCGGCGGACGCCGAGCCGTCCCTGCACGTGGTCCCCACCCACTCCCGGACGGTGGAACCGGCCGAGGCCCGCCGGCGCGTGCGCACCGCGTTCCTCGGCCTGCGCCGGCGAGGATGTCGACGCTTCGGCAAGCGCATCGACAGCACCCTGCGCGGCAACCTGGGCGCCGAACTGGCGGGGGCCCTCGATGCCCTCCCCGGCCACCTGGCCGTGGTGGTCGCGGCCTTCCCCGCCTCCGGCCGGGCCACCGTCGCGGGTCGCCTGCGGATCCACGGCGTCCCCCTCTTGGACACCGAGGCGGCCCGGGACCCCGTCACGCCCGTCACCGACGACGACGTGGCCCGGCTGCTGGTCGCCCAGAGCGGGCTCGACGTCCGGTATCTCCCGCCCGGGCCCGCCGGGTACGGCGACGACCTGCCGGAGCGGCTGGCGAGGCTGCACGGCGCAGGGGTCCGCGCCGTGGTCCTCGACGCCACCACCGACGACGACGTCGAGACCCTGGCTGCCCTGGTCGCCCGCGCACCCGTGCCCGTGCTGGCGGTGGATCCCGGTCCGTTCTTCGCCGCCTGGCTCGCCCACCAGCCCGAGGTGGGCGCAGCCGGGGCGGGGACGCGGACCCCTCCCGCCCTGGCGGCCGCGACCAGCCCACCGCCGCTCCGGGAACGGGGCCCCTGGCTCGTGGTGGCGGGCAGCCTCACCACCCTGACGGACCGGCAGCTCGCCGCCCTCTGCCGCCGCTGGCCGGTGGCCCGTCTCCGTGCCCCGCTGGACCAGCTGCTGGCGGACCCGGAAGGCTGCGCCGCGACCCTGCTCCCGGCCGTGAACGCCGCCCTCGAGCGGTGGGGGCTGGCCGTCGTCGAGACGGATCGCCGGCAGGTGCTGGGCGGAACGCAGACCGGTGGGTCGGTGAGCGGTGGGGCCGCCCAGCGGGTGGCCCACGCCCTGGGACGGATGGCAGCCCAGCTGACGGAACGGCTGCCCCCGCTGGCCGGGCTCGTCCTGACGGGTGGCGACACCGCGGCGGCGGTGGCCACCGCCCTGGGGGCGGGCGGACTGCACATCACCAGCGAGCTGGCGCCCCTGGTGGCGGGCGGCTCGTTGGAAGGCGGCCGCCGGTCGGGGCTCGCCGTGATCACCAAGGGCGGGCTGGTCGGCGACGACCATCTGCTCATCCGGCTCCTGGAGCACCGGGTGGGTCGCGCCGATCCCGCCACGGCCCCCTCCCACGCCGGGGAGGGCGCGGACCGGTCGGACCCGCGCGCGGGGGCCGGTTCATCCGACCCGGGGGCCGGGCCGGTCCCTGGGAGATTGACGACGGAGGTGCAAGGCCGGTGA